The sequence GTTCTCCATGTGGCGACACAGATCCGTGCAGGCGTCCGAGACGAGCGCCACACATCCGCTGGCCAGGGCTTCCGTGCAGACCAGCCCAAAGCCCTCCTCAATGCTGGGCAGCACGAACAAGTCACACTGCCGCATCAGTTCGGGAACGTCGTTGCGATGGCCCAGGACCTGAATGCTGGGGTGGGCCAGCAAGGGGGCCAGTTTTTGCTGGTAGGCTGGAATGAACTCGCCCGCGATCAGGAAGGTCCCATCCTTTGATGCCTCGGACTTCAGCCACGCTTCGAGGGCATAATGCAATCCCTTGCGCACCGCACAAACCCCCACAAAAATCATTTTCAAACCGCCGCCAGCAGGACGAGGTTCTGAAGCCGGATGATACTTCTTTTCGTCCACTCCGTAAATGAACCGCACCAGACGTTCGCGCGGAAACCCTCGATCAAGAAATGTCCTGGCGGTGAATTCGGAAGGACACAACAAGCTGTCGGCCTCCTGATATTCCTGCTCTTCCTTGGCCAGAAATCTTGCGTTGTAGGCGTGCTCGTGGCCGGGGGGCAGCGGCACCCCGATGCGTTCGCACTCCTGCCGCACCACTTCATAAGCGAAGCGGGTGTGGGCGTTGCAGCGTTCCAAGGCCACCGGAATGCCCAGCCGTTTCGCCGCCCGAATGGTGCGCAAGGCCCCGAGCGGCCACGCATGAATGACATCGACCTTCCCCGCCAGCGCCGGCAGCCGCCGTGCCACCAGCCAGTCGTGCAGGGCGCACATCCGGTAGGTGCCGAGCAAACGATAGGGCAGCCGCCACCGGCCCCGTGACAACGTGGTCTCCACCCGCACCGGCCGTTGAAACGGACGCACCGAGTCACCCGTGAGCACGCGCAGCTCGGCGCCCGCCGCCGCCGCACTGTCGATTTCATACCACGCCGTTGTGCAAATCCGGCTCATCCCCAACCGGTGGGGAAAGCTGTGCAGCACCCGCAGGGGTTTTTGCTCCGGAATGGATGACGGGCGGTTTTCCATTGAGTTAACGAAAGGCCGTTTACTGGACGCGGCTTCCCTGGAGCGTCGGGGACAGCTTGACCGTCGGGCTTTCTGGCGCCACCGCGGGTGGCGCATCGACGAAGCGTTGTTGCCACAGTTCCAGCGCGAGCAGGGAGAACACTTCCTTGGCGAAACGGCCGGTGCGCGCGTTGGCCCGCAGCAGGCGGCTGACCTGTTCCTTCGCAAAAAAGCCGCGCCCCAGCGCCCGGTCCGACAGGAGCGTCGCCTCGAGGCCGGCCTTGAGGCCGTTGCGCAACCAGCCTTCGTAAGGCACCGGGAAACCCGCCTTTTTCCGGTTGAGCACGTCCGCCGGCAGCGCGCGGGCGAAGGCGGCCTTCAAAATGCGCTTGGTCTCCGCGCCGCGCACCTTGAACTCCGGCGGCAGGGAGGCGGCAAATTCCAGCACCCGGTGGTCCAGCAACGGCACGCGCAGCTCCAGCGAATTCGCCATGGTCATCTTGTCCGCCTTCACCAGCAGGTCGTCCGGCAGCCACGTCTTGCTGTCCACGTAAAGCATCCGGTGCAGCAACGGCTCGTCCGGCACGGCGCGGAGCAGTTCCGCCACCTGGCCGGCGGCCGACACGGCGGCGGTGTGCCGCCGGAATTCCGGGGTGAAAAAGGAATCCGCCGCGCGGTTGAAGAACGCCGTGGGGCCCGACGTGCGGCTGAAGTATTGCGAGGCGAGCGGCCGGCCCAGCGCGGCGCCATACCGTTGCAGCCGGCGGTCCCCGGCGAGGTGGCCCGTCCACGCCGCCAGCCGGCCGACCGGGGAGGCCAGCGGCCCGAGCCCGGCCTGGAGCCGGTCCAGTTGCAGCATGTGGGGGTAGTTGGGATAGCCCGCAAACGCCTCATCACCGCCTTCGCCGGACAGGAGGACCTTGACGTGGGACCGGGCGAAGCGGGTGACGTAATGCAGCGCGACGGCGGGCGGTTCGCAGACGGGCTCTTCCATGTGCCAGACGTAGGCCGGCAGAAAGTCCCAGAAATCCTGCTCGGTGATTGTAATTTCATGGTGGACGGAGCCGAACCGTTGCGCGGCCTGGCGGGCGAAGGGGCGTTCATCCACCACCTGATCGCCGGCAAAACCCACGGTGAAGCTCGCCACCGGCCGGGCGCTGCCCTGCACGGCAAAATTCAGCACGGCGGAGGAATCCACCCCGCCGCTCAACAACACCCCCACCGGCACGTCCGCCATCAGGTGATCCCGCACGGTGTCCCGCAGAAGATCATGCAGCTCCGAGACGCAGCCCTCGAAGGAGCAGTCCCAGCGGTCCCGTGTGAAACGCAAATCCCAATATTGCCGCACCGTCATCCGGCCTTTTTCGATCATCAGCCAGTGACCGGGAGGCAGTTTATGCACCGCCTTGAACAGGGTGGCCTCGCCCGGCAGGTAGTTGAACGCCAGAAACGTCCGGAGCGCCGCAAGGTTGACCTCCCGGCTCACGGCGGGGTCGGCCACGATGGCCTTCAGTTCGGACGCGAACTGGAGGCCGCGCGCATCGGCTGCGTAGTAGAGCGGCTTGATGCCCACACGGTCGCGCGCGAGGAACAGGCGCTGCCGCTTCGCGTCCCAAATCGCGAAGGCAAACATGCCCCGCAGTTCGTTGACGCATTCCGGGCCCAGGTCCTCGTAAAGGTGGATGATGACCTCGGTGTCCGAGC is a genomic window of Verrucomicrobiia bacterium containing:
- a CDS encoding glycosyltransferase family 4 protein yields the protein MENRPSSIPEQKPLRVLHSFPHRLGMSRICTTAWYEIDSAAAAGAELRVLTGDSVRPFQRPVRVETTLSRGRWRLPYRLLGTYRMCALHDWLVARRLPALAGKVDVIHAWPLGALRTIRAAKRLGIPVALERCNAHTRFAYEVVRQECERIGVPLPPGHEHAYNARFLAKEEQEYQEADSLLCPSEFTARTFLDRGFPRERLVRFIYGVDEKKYHPASEPRPAGGGLKMIFVGVCAVRKGLHYALEAWLKSEASKDGTFLIAGEFIPAYQQKLAPLLAHPSIQVLGHRNDVPELMRQCDLFVLPSIEEGFGLVCTEALASGCVALVSDACTDLCRHMENSLVHAVGDVDALTAHLSLLHRDRNLLAKLREAALQGLSGMTWTAAGNMLLSAYRQTLNLHGRMGLNLERGQAS
- the asnB gene encoding asparagine synthase (glutamine-hydrolyzing), with translation MCGIAGKVVFDAAARVTEHDILRMLTPILHRGPDGNGIHLDRNVGLGHCRLSIIDLDGGAQPMTNEDESVWIVFNGEIYNYAELRERLLARGHVFRSRSDTEVIIHLYEDLGPECVNELRGMFAFAIWDAKRQRLFLARDRVGIKPLYYAADARGLQFASELKAIVADPAVSREVNLAALRTFLAFNYLPGEATLFKAVHKLPPGHWLMIEKGRMTVRQYWDLRFTRDRWDCSFEGCVSELHDLLRDTVRDHLMADVPVGVLLSGGVDSSAVLNFAVQGSARPVASFTVGFAGDQVVDERPFARQAAQRFGSVHHEITITEQDFWDFLPAYVWHMEEPVCEPPAVALHYVTRFARSHVKVLLSGEGGDEAFAGYPNYPHMLQLDRLQAGLGPLASPVGRLAAWTGHLAGDRRLQRYGAALGRPLASQYFSRTSGPTAFFNRAADSFFTPEFRRHTAAVSAAGQVAELLRAVPDEPLLHRMLYVDSKTWLPDDLLVKADKMTMANSLELRVPLLDHRVLEFAASLPPEFKVRGAETKRILKAAFARALPADVLNRKKAGFPVPYEGWLRNGLKAGLEATLLSDRALGRGFFAKEQVSRLLRANARTGRFAKEVFSLLALELWQQRFVDAPPAVAPESPTVKLSPTLQGSRVQ